The Acidicapsa ligni DNA window CGCCATGACCGTCGAACGCGGCGAAGCCGGTTTCCAGATAGGCTTCCACGCCATCGGCGATCGCGCCGCAGCTATGGCTCTCAATGCTTTTGCTCAGGAGGCCGCTTCTGCGAAATCCCCCTCCAATCGCCGCAATCGCATCGAACACGCCCAGGTCGTAGATCCTTCTGACATCGCTCGATTCGCCCAGCTCGGCGTCATCGCATCCATGCAACCCAATCACCTGCTCACGGATATGAACTGGGCCATGGACCGCCTCGGCCCACAACGCGCTGCCTATTCCTATACATGGAAAGGTTTCCTCGATGCAGGCGTGCCACTGGCTTTCGGAACGGATTATCCTGTCGAGCCAGTCACTCCTTTTCGCGGACTCTACGCAGCCGTTACCCGCGCCAACGAAGCAGGCACAAAAAACTACTTCCCCGAAAAATCTCTCACGCGCGAACAGGCCATCTACATCTACACACAAGGCTCCGCCTATGCCGAATTTGCAGAGAATCACAAAGGCAAACTTAGCCCCGGCTACGATGCAGATTTCATCCTCATCGACCGCAACCTGTTAACGATTCCAGCTTCGGAAATCCTCAAGACTCAAGTACTCGAAACCGTAGTCGCAGGCAAAACTGTATACCCATTTGCACAGCGAGTCCCACAGCGAGTTCCACAGCGAGATCGTCCATGAAGCTACGCGCCTATCTGCTCATGGTCTTCGTCGTTGCCATCTGGGGCTCGACGTTTGTGCTCATCAAAGATGCATTGCGAGACTCCACGCCGCTTGCCTTCAACCTTGTTCGAATGACGTTTGCATTTCTCATTCTGGCTGTGGCCTATCGTCGCCATTGGCGCGAAGTCAGTCGCGGCCAACTCATCGCCGGGGCAGTCGTCGGTTTCTTCCTCGCTGCCGGATACCAGTTCCAAACCGCGGGTCTGGTCACGACTACGCCCTCCAAATCGGCTTTCATCACCGGCCTTGTCGTCGTCCTCGTGCCATTGCTTTCGGCAGTCCCCGCCTTACGCCCACCGGGTGCGCGCCGACCGCGCTGGAATGCCTTTTTAGGCGCGATTCTGGCCTTTGGAGGCATCCTGCTGCTCACGCTCCCTGCTACCAGCGCGAGCCTGATACCGGACTTTACCTCAATCAATACAGGGATCAATACAGGCGATCTGCTGACTCTTGGCTGCGCTGTAGCATTCGCCTTTCACTGCATTTCACTCGGACATGCGTCGCCGCGTATTCGCTTTCAGCCGCTGGCGCTGCTGCAGATTGGCTTCTGCGCTGTATTCATGGCAGCAAGCATGCCCTTGATCGAGCATCCACATATGCACATCACTGTGCGCCTGTGCATCGCGCTCAGCATTGCGGCAGTATTGGCTACAGCGGCAGCATTCTCTATTCAGAGCTGGGCGCAATCCATCCTGCCTGCAACGCATACTGCCCTGATCCTCACGCTGGAACCGGTCTTCGCATGGATCACTTCTTTTGTCGTTATGGGCGAACGCCTTGGCCTGCGACCAGCCTCCGGAGCAATCCTCATTCTCGTTGGAATTGCACTGACGGAATTGATTCCGCAACCTCATGTTCCGACCGCGCATGAAGCCTGAAAAGCGCGGCCAGAGGCGTGGAACATTGCTGCGTTCTTCAAAATGTTCTACGTAGAACATTTTGAGGCGTGCGTGTGTCTCGGCTTATGTCCAGCGGATTTGTTGGATATCGTTTGTTTTCTCTTAGCTGGGTTTGCGGGGAGTTTGAAGCCTCTGTGCCTTGGTTTTGTGGCTCTGAATGGGGTATAGCGAAAATGTGATATTTGGTCTGATTCTGCTTTGGGGAAAGGCAGAAGCAGATTCCCTGCGGGAATGACAGACAGAAAGGCAAGGGCAGAGGCAAAGGCAAGGGCAAAGGCAACAGCGAGTGCAAAAGCCAGGGCAGAAGCAGATTCCCTTCGGGAATCACAGACAGAAAGGCAAGGGCAACAGCAGAGACAGGAACAGAGATTGGCTCCGTTCTGCTTTCAGTTTATGTTCAGGCTTCCAGTTATCGTTCGGCTTTTGGCTACCTTGGTGCGGTCTCTTTGGAATCTGCCAGTGCGTATGCCAGGACAGTCATCACTGCGGCGTTCTCACCCAGTTCGCGTGGATCTACCTTGTCAAATGTGTCCGCCGGGGTGTGGTGGTAGTTGAAGTAGAAGCGCGTATCCTGCGAAGGGGCGAAGCTTGGTACGCCTTTTTCCGTCAGCCCGGCGATATCCTCGCCTGTTTCAGGAGAAGAACGGAGCGTCTCTCCACCGATGGGCGCAAGCGCCTGAGCTACCGGCTGCAGCCATGTTCCCAACTCGGGCTTGCCTGCATACATCACGCCATCCGGATGCCCCGCGCCTAGATCTGACTCGATCGCACCGATGTGGTTCGCCGCATCCTTGCCGAACTCCTCCATGTAAGTTACTGCGCCCTGCGAACCCTCTTCCTCGGCCATCCAAGCGATGAACCGGACAGTTCGCCGAGGATGAATCCCCAGCTTCGACAGCAGATGAATCGCCTGCATTGAGACGACGACACCCGCTCCATCATCGATTGCGCCGGTCGCCAGATCCCATGAGTCCAGGTGACCTGAAACAACCACCACCTGTTCGGGATGCTCCGTTCCTTTCCAGTCCGCAATCACGTTGTAGCTGGGTGCATCGGGCAGGGTCTGCGGAGTCAGAGTGAGGTGCAGTTTCACCGCGCCCTGGCTGGTCAGGTTGGCCAGCAGGTCCGCGTCCTCGGCGGTAACTGCTGCGGCTGGAATCTTCGCGACTCCAGGCGCATACATCGTCATTCCTGTATGCGGAATGCGATAGTCCGCCCCACCGACGGAACGCACCAATACAGCGGCCGCGC harbors:
- a CDS encoding DMT family transporter, producing MKLRAYLLMVFVVAIWGSTFVLIKDALRDSTPLAFNLVRMTFAFLILAVAYRRHWREVSRGQLIAGAVVGFFLAAGYQFQTAGLVTTTPSKSAFITGLVVVLVPLLSAVPALRPPGARRPRWNAFLGAILAFGGILLLTLPATSASLIPDFTSINTGINTGDLLTLGCAVAFAFHCISLGHASPRIRFQPLALLQIGFCAVFMAASMPLIEHPHMHITVRLCIALSIAAVLATAAAFSIQSWAQSILPATHTALILTLEPVFAWITSFVVMGERLGLRPASGAILILVGIALTELIPQPHVPTAHEA
- a CDS encoding M20/M25/M40 family metallo-hydrolase, coding for MAVSVMAVSIAATPLVLGAQTAPAPTAPQGSMRDRVMAQIMGDGKNAWTPEQLDTMAKLRDAAVSDPYALTELRHLTDNIGPRISGSPQAQQAVEYVAAEMRKLGAEVTLEKTSVPHWVRGVETAELVTWSGQAPGTKQKVVLTALGGSVATAPEGLTADVIVVNNWQELKALPPNAARGKIVLFNEKFDKQLAAQGGGLYAYGDAVQYRAAAPVAGASVGAAAVLVRSVGGADYRIPHTGMTMYAPGVAKIPAAAVTAEDADLLANLTSQGAVKLHLTLTPQTLPDAPSYNVIADWKGTEHPEQVVVVSGHLDSWDLATGAIDDGAGVVVSMQAIHLLSKLGIHPRRTVRFIAWMAEEEGSQGAVTYMEEFGKDAANHIGAIESDLGAGHPDGVMYAGKPELGTWLQPVAQALAPIGGETLRSSPETGEDIAGLTEKGVPSFAPSQDTRFYFNYHHTPADTFDKVDPRELGENAAVMTVLAYALADSKETAPR